In Monodelphis domestica isolate mMonDom1 chromosome 4, mMonDom1.pri, whole genome shotgun sequence, one DNA window encodes the following:
- the VN2R565 gene encoding vomeronasal 2 receptor 565 (The RefSeq protein has 20 substitutions compared to this genomic sequence), whose product MFAVEEINRNSKLLPNITLGFHIFNAYHNDDRTLESSLVWLSGQGPTIPNYSCEKQSKSIVVIGGATSELTVSMGTILELYRIPQVTYGLFDPLLNDPLQFPSVYQMAPRDTSLPLAMVRLMVHFKWTWVGLVASDDSRSENFLRDLQEEMVRNDVCVAFIHQIFTGWTEDECFHSYFLEKLSDSTASVIVIYGNTDTLLTLRFSEVPHILLYRMWITSSHWDIAKKPGHIYFDNFHGALIFADQTSKIPGFKHFLKTVNPAKDPENIFLQNFWNSAFGCTSEIGKGDGAVCSPNASLDTLRLSYLDMTMSAQSYTVYSAVYAVAWALHEMFLVRSEMESNSNGNNSGAYPWKLHSFLKNIQFNNSAENHVVLAKKMNSVANYDILNYVTFRNDTEVLVKVGEFISEAPAGQEFIIQQKTIVWPRTWGEPLPSRCSKVCSPGFHIKALEGNPVCCFDCAPCPQGQISNQTGKDQCMKCPEDQYPNRERNHCLPKGVNFLAYKETLGIALASIAASFSLLTALVLWVFVKHKDTPIVKANNRDLSYILLFSLSLCFLCSLFFIGRPNAINCLLRQTTFGVMFTVAVSSILAKTITVVLAFRATRPSSKSRRWVGSRAPISLVFFCTFIQVVLCAIWLLLSPPFPDVDTHSDPEHIILECNEGSLIAFYSVLGYIALLALGSFTVAFLARNLPDTFNETKFITFSMLVFCSVWISFLPTYQSTKGKMMVAVEVFSILSSSAGLLGCIFIPKCYIILLQPQKNTKKFLKNNTIS is encoded by the exons ATGTTTGCTGTAGAAGAGATCAACAGGAACAGCAAACTGTTACCCAATATAACCCTGGGATTCCACATCTTCAATGCCTATCACAATGATGAGAGGACCTTGGAGAGCTCCCTGGTGTGGTTGTCAGGCCAGGGACCAACCATTCCAAATTACAGCTGTGAGAAGCAGAGCAAGTCTATAGTGGTCATTGGAGGAGCCACTTCTGAATTGACTGTTTCCATGGGAACCCTACTTGAGCTCTATAGGATTCCACAG GTCACCTATGGTCTCTTTGATCCACTCTTGAATGACCCACTCCAGTTTCCTTCTGTCTATCAGATGGCCCCCAGGGACACCTCTCTTCCTCTTGCCATGGTTCGATTAATGGTGCATTTCAAATGGACCTGGGTGGGATTGGTTGCTTCAGATGATTCAAGAAGTGAGAATTTCCTCAGGGACCTTCAAGAAGAAATGGTCAGAAATGATGTCTGTGTCGCTTTTATACATCAGATCTTTACTGGGTGGACAGAGGATGAACgctttcattcttattttctcGAAAAGCTATCTGATTCTACAGCCAGAGTGATTGTAATTTATGGCAATACAGATACACTACTGACCCTAAGGTTTAGCGAGGTTCCTCATATCCTTCTATACAGAATGTGGATCACCAGCAGTCACTGGGATATTGCCAAAAAACCAGGTCATGTCTATTTTGACAATTTCCATGGAGCTCTGATATTCGCAGATCAGACAAGTAAGATTCCTGGTTTCAAACATTTTCTGAAATCCATTAATCCTGCCAAAGACCCAGAGAATATCTTCCTTCAGAACTTCTGGAACTCAGCTTTTGGATGTACATCtgaaattggaaaaggagatggagCTGTCTGTTCACCAAATGCTTCCTTGGACACACTGAGATTGAGCTATGTAGACATGACTATGTCTGACCAGAGTTACACTGTTTACAGTGCTGTGTATGCTGTAGCCTGGGCCCTTCATGAAATGTTCATGGTGAGATCAGAAATGGGATCCAATAGCAATGGGAACAACTCAGGTGCTTATCCCTGGAAG ctCCACTCTTTCCTGAAAAACATCCAGTTTAACAACAGTGCTGAGAACCATGTGGTCTTGGCTAAGAAGATGAACTCTGTGGCAAACTATGATATTCTCAACTATGTGACCTTTCGTAATGACACTGAAGTTCTGGTCAAAGTGGGAGAGTTTATTTCTGAGGCTCCAGCTGGTCAAGAGTTCATTATCCAGCAGAAGACAATAGTTTGGCCCAGAACATGGGGAGAG CCTCTTCCCTCCAGATGCCACAAAGTCTGTAGCCCAGGATTCCACATAAAAGCCCAGGAGGGAAAGCCTGTCTGCTGTTTTGACTGTGCACCCTGCCCACAGGGGCAGATTTCCAACCAGACAGGTAA AGATCAATGCATGAAGTGCCCTGAGGACCAATATCCAAATAGGGAGAGGAATCACTGCCTCCCCAAAGGGGTGAATTTCCTGGCTTATAAAGAAACCTTGGGCATGGCCTTGGCCTCCATAgctgcttccttctctcttctcacagCTCTGGTTTTCTGGGTCTTTGTGAAACACAAAGATACCCCCATAGTCAAAGCAAACAATCGGGATCTCAGCTacattctcctcctctccctttccttatgcTTCCTTTGTTCCCTGTTCTTCATTGGCCGCCCCAATGCAATAAATTGTCTCCTGAGACAAACAACATTTGGAGTCTTGTTCACGGTGGCCGTCTCCTCTATTCTGGCCAAAACCATCACTGTGGTTCTGGCCTTCAGAGCCACCAGACCAAGCAGCAAGAGCAGAAGATGGGTGGGCTCCAGAGGGCctatttctcttgttttcttttgtactttCATTCAAGTCGTGCTCTGTGCAATCTGGCTCCTGctctctcctccattccctgaTGCAGACACACACTCTGACCCTGAGCACATCATCCTTGAGTGCAATGAGGGCTCTCTCATTGCCTTCTACTCTGTCCTGGGATACATAGCACTCTTGGCCCTGGGGAGCTTCACTGTGGCTTTTCTAGCCAGAAATCTCCCTGACACCTTCAATGAAACCAAATTCATCACCTTCAGCATGCTTGTGTTCTGCAGTGTCTGGATCTCCTTCCTGCCCACATACCAGAGCACCAAGGGGAAGATGATGGTGGCTGTGGAGGTCTTCTCCATCTTGAGTTCCAGTGCTGGCTTACTAGGCTGCATCTTCATTCCCAAGTGCTATATAATCCTTCTACAGCCACAGAAGAACACCAAGAAATTCTTAAAGAATAATACCATTTCCTGA
- the VN2R565 gene encoding vomeronasal 2 receptor 565 isoform X1 — MFFQLFFFLLLQLPLSVGREEGNHCHAERTFSPTYYRDGDLVIGGFFPLLLHKLDKFPYWKWFWLHPKDIVKYHQWKPKHYYQVLALMFAVEEINRNSKLLPNITLGFHIFNAYHNDERTLESSLVWLSGQGPTIPNYSCEKQSKSIVVIGGATSELTVSMGTLLELYRIPQVTYGLFDPLLNDPLQFPSVYQMAPRDTSLPLAMVRLMVHFKWTWVGLVASDDSRSENFLRDLQEEMVRNDVCVAFIHQIFTGWTEDERFHSYFLEKLSDSTARVIVIYGNTDTLLTLRFSEVPHILLYRMWITSSHWDIAKKPGHVYFDNFHGALIFADQTSKIPGFKHFLKSINPAKDPENIFLQNFWNSAFGCTSEIGKGDGAVCSPNASLDTLRLSYVDMTMSDQSYTVYSAVYAVAWALHEMFMVRSEMGSNSNGNNSGAYPWKLHSFLKNIQFNNSAENHVVLAKKMNSVANYDILNYVTFRNDTEVLVKVGEFISEAPAGQEFIIQQKTIVWPRTWGEPLPSRCHKVCSPGFHIKAQEGKPVCCFDCAPCPQGQISNQTGKDQCMKCPEDQYPNRERNHCLPKGVNFLAYKETLGMALASIAASFSLLTALVFWVFVKHKDTPIVKANNRDLSYILLLSLSLCFLCSLFFIGRPNAINCLLRQTTFGVLFTVAVSSILAKTITVVLAFRATRPSSKSRRWVGSRGPISLVFFCTFIQVVLCAIWLLLSPPFPDADTHSDPEHIILECNEGSLIAFYSVLGYIALLALGSFTVAFLARNLPDTFNETKFITFSMLVFCSVWISFLPTYQSTKGKMMVAVEVFSILSSSAGLLGCIFIPKCYIILLQPQKNTKKFLKNNTIS; from the exons ATGTTCTTCCaacttttcttcttcctgctCCTGCAGCTGCCACTCTCTGtgggcagggaagaagggaacCACTGCCATGCAGAAAGGACTTTCAGCCCCACATACTATAGAGATGGGGATCTGGTTATTGGaggattttttcctttacttttacaTAAATTggacaaatttccatattggaaATGGTTTTGGCTTCACCCTAAGGATATTGTAAAATATCATCA GTGGAAGCCCAAACACTACTATCAGGTCCTGGCCTTGATGTTTGCTGTAGAAGAGATCAACAGGAACAGCAAACTGTTACCCAATATAACCCTGGGATTCCACATCTTCAATGCCTATCACAATGATGAGAGGACCTTGGAGAGCTCCCTGGTGTGGTTGTCAGGCCAGGGACCAACCATTCCAAATTACAGCTGTGAGAAGCAGAGCAAGTCTATAGTGGTCATTGGAGGAGCCACTTCTGAATTGACTGTTTCCATGGGAACCCTACTTGAGCTCTATAGGATTCCACAG GTCACCTATGGTCTCTTTGATCCACTCTTGAATGACCCACTCCAGTTTCCTTCTGTCTATCAGATGGCCCCCAGGGACACCTCTCTTCCTCTTGCCATGGTTCGATTAATGGTGCATTTCAAATGGACCTGGGTGGGATTGGTTGCTTCAGATGATTCAAGAAGTGAGAATTTCCTCAGGGACCTTCAAGAAGAAATGGTCAGAAATGATGTCTGTGTCGCTTTTATACATCAGATCTTTACTGGGTGGACAGAGGATGAACgctttcattcttattttctcGAAAAGCTATCTGATTCTACAGCCAGAGTGATTGTAATTTATGGCAATACAGATACACTACTGACCCTAAGGTTTAGCGAGGTTCCTCATATCCTTCTATACAGAATGTGGATCACCAGCAGTCACTGGGATATTGCCAAAAAACCAGGTCATGTCTATTTTGACAATTTCCATGGAGCTCTGATATTCGCAGATCAGACAAGTAAGATTCCTGGTTTCAAACATTTTCTGAAATCCATTAATCCTGCCAAAGACCCAGAGAATATCTTCCTTCAGAACTTCTGGAACTCAGCTTTTGGATGTACATCtgaaattggaaaaggagatggagCTGTCTGTTCACCAAATGCTTCCTTGGACACACTGAGATTGAGCTATGTAGACATGACTATGTCTGACCAGAGTTACACTGTTTACAGTGCTGTGTATGCTGTAGCCTGGGCCCTTCATGAAATGTTCATGGTGAGATCAGAAATGGGATCCAATAGCAATGGGAACAACTCAGGTGCTTATCCCTGGAAG ctCCACTCTTTCCTGAAAAACATCCAGTTTAACAACAGTGCTGAGAACCATGTGGTCTTGGCTAAGAAGATGAACTCTGTGGCAAACTATGATATTCTCAACTATGTGACCTTTCGTAATGACACTGAAGTTCTGGTCAAAGTGGGAGAGTTTATTTCTGAGGCTCCAGCTGGTCAAGAGTTCATTATCCAGCAGAAGACAATAGTTTGGCCCAGAACATGGGGAGAG CCTCTTCCCTCCAGATGCCACAAAGTCTGTAGCCCAGGATTCCACATAAAAGCCCAGGAGGGAAAGCCTGTCTGCTGTTTTGACTGTGCACCCTGCCCACAGGGGCAGATTTCCAACCAGACAGGTAA AGATCAATGCATGAAGTGCCCTGAGGACCAATATCCAAATAGGGAGAGGAATCACTGCCTCCCCAAAGGGGTGAATTTCCTGGCTTATAAAGAAACCTTGGGCATGGCCTTGGCCTCCATAgctgcttccttctctcttctcacagCTCTGGTTTTCTGGGTCTTTGTGAAACACAAAGATACCCCCATAGTCAAAGCAAACAATCGGGATCTCAGCTacattctcctcctctccctttccttatgcTTCCTTTGTTCCCTGTTCTTCATTGGCCGCCCCAATGCAATAAATTGTCTCCTGAGACAAACAACATTTGGAGTCTTGTTCACGGTGGCCGTCTCCTCTATTCTGGCCAAAACCATCACTGTGGTTCTGGCCTTCAGAGCCACCAGACCAAGCAGCAAGAGCAGAAGATGGGTGGGCTCCAGAGGGCctatttctcttgttttcttttgtactttCATTCAAGTCGTGCTCTGTGCAATCTGGCTCCTGctctctcctccattccctgaTGCAGACACACACTCTGACCCTGAGCACATCATCCTTGAGTGCAATGAGGGCTCTCTCATTGCCTTCTACTCTGTCCTGGGATACATAGCACTCTTGGCCCTGGGGAGCTTCACTGTGGCTTTTCTAGCCAGAAATCTCCCTGACACCTTCAATGAAACCAAATTCATCACCTTCAGCATGCTTGTGTTCTGCAGTGTCTGGATCTCCTTCCTGCCCACATACCAGAGCACCAAGGGGAAGATGATGGTGGCTGTGGAGGTCTTCTCCATCTTGAGTTCCAGTGCTGGCTTACTAGGCTGCATCTTCATTCCCAAGTGCTATATAATCCTTCTACAGCCACAGAAGAACACCAAGAAATTCTTAAAGAATAATACCATTTCCTGA